A stretch of DNA from Micromonospora sp. WMMD1155:
CGGCGCGGCGAACTCCACCCCGAGCGGCGTCGCCAGGCCGCGCTCGTTGGCCATCACCGCCCGACCGACCACCTCGGCGCGGGGCATCGGCGCGTACCACCCCTGCCAGGTGTACGTGTCGTCCCAGCCGGGCACGACCCGACGCCCGTTGTCCGGATGCCGTACCGGCACCACCCCGGCGACCCGGTGCAGCAGCCCACCGGCGGTGTCCGCCGCCTGCACCACGTTGACCGGCTCCACCCAGTGCCGCAGCGCGTGGTCCACATCGGTCACGGTGCGGGCGCGCAGCAGCTCCGGCAGCGCCGCGAACCCCAGCTCGGCGCGCACCCGGGGCGGGTAGCGCAGGCTGATCGCCGTCTCGTCACCGGACCCGCCGACGATCAGCGGACCCCGGTCGGTCTCCAGCACCTCGACCTCGACCGGGCTCGCCCCGGCCACCTCGATCGTCTCGACGTGGCGGTGCACGGGCTGCCAGCCGTCCGGGCCGAGGGCCTGCACCCGCCCGTCCTGGCGGCGCAGCCGCTCGGCGTACAGGTCCTGGTAGTCGGCCATCGCGTTGGTGATGGCCCAGGCGACCGGACCGGCGTGCCCGAAGTGCGCGATGCCCGGCACGCCGGGCATCGCAAGCCCGATCACGTCGTACTCCGGGCAGGCCAACCGGATCTGCTGGTAGACCCCCGGGTCCTCGATGAACCGGTGCGGGTCACCGGCGAGCAGCGCGCCCCCGGTGCCGGTACGTTCGGCGGCGAGCAGCCATCCGTTGCTGCCGGCGACGGCCGGTCCGTCGGTGGCGAACGCCTCGATGAGGTCCGGGCCGAGCCGCTGCGCCACGTGTTCCCGCCAGAGCTTGCTCGGGAACCCGGCGAACAGGATGTGATGGCCCAGCCAGACGGCGAGGGGCGTCCACGGCTCCCACCGGCCCGGGCGCAGCCCGGTCGCGGCGAACTCCGGCGCGCGGGCCGCCCCGGCGGCGAGGCCGTCGTTGACCCCGGCGACGTACGCGCCCACCCACTCGGCGGTCGCCGGGTCGAGCGCGGCGTGGCAGCGGCGTGCGGTGTCGTCGAGTCGTACCCGTCGGGCGAACCGGTCCCAGTCGAGCGCGTCGACGCCGAGGAACGCCGCGCTGGTGCCCTGCGACCGGTGTCGTTCCACCTCGATCTGCCAGGCCCGGTCGTACGCGGTCACCCGCCCCTGCGCCGTCACCAGCGTCAGGGGGTCGTCGGCACGCAGGTGCGGCACGCCCCACCGGTCGCGGAAACGCCCGGTGCTCACGCGGGCTCGACAGCGCGGCGGCGGGCGGCGGGGACGACCAGCGGGGTGCCGGTCTCCGGGTCGTCGATGACCCGGCAGGGCAGCCCGAACACCTCAGCCACCAGATCGGCGGTGACCACCGACGCCGGTTCACCGGCGGCCACCACGCGGCCGTCGCGCATGGCGATCAGGTGGGTGGCGTAGCGGGCCGCGTGGTTCAGGTCGTGCAGCACGGCGACCAGGGTGCGTCCCTGCTCCTCGTGCAGCCGGGCGCACAGGTCCAGGATCTCGATCTGGTGGGCGATGTCGAGGAACGTGGTCGGCTCGTCGAGCAGCAGCAGCGGGGTCTGCTGGGCCAGCGCCATGGCGATCCAGACCCGCTGCCGTTGCCCGCCGGAGAGTTCGTCCACCGGCCGGTCGGCGAGGTCGTCGACGCCGGTCGCGGCCATCGACTCCTCGACCACCCTCTCGTCCTCGCGCGACCACTGCCGCAGCAGCCCCTGGTGGGGGTAGCGACCCCGGGCGACCAACTCGGCGACGCTGATGCCGTCCGGCGCGATCGACGACTGGGGGAGCAGGCCGAGTGTGCGGGCGACGGTGCGAGCCGGCTGGTCGTGGATGTCGCGCCCGTCCAGCAGCACGGTGCCGGCGTTCGGCCGCAGCATCCGGGACAGCGCGCGCAGCAGTGTCGACTTGCCGCAGGCGTTCGGGCCGATGATCACCGTGAACGAGTTGTCCGGAACCGCGACGGTCAGGTCCTCGGCGATGGTGCGCTGGTCGTAGGCGAGGGTCAGCGCGGTGCCGCCGA
This window harbors:
- a CDS encoding penicillin acylase family protein; this translates as MSTGRFRDRWGVPHLRADDPLTLVTAQGRVTAYDRAWQIEVERHRSQGTSAAFLGVDALDWDRFARRVRLDDTARRCHAALDPATAEWVGAYVAGVNDGLAAGAARAPEFAATGLRPGRWEPWTPLAVWLGHHILFAGFPSKLWREHVAQRLGPDLIEAFATDGPAVAGSNGWLLAAERTGTGGALLAGDPHRFIEDPGVYQQIRLACPEYDVIGLAMPGVPGIAHFGHAGPVAWAITNAMADYQDLYAERLRRQDGRVQALGPDGWQPVHRHVETIEVAGASPVEVEVLETDRGPLIVGGSGDETAISLRYPPRVRAELGFAALPELLRARTVTDVDHALRHWVEPVNVVQAADTAGGLLHRVAGVVPVRHPDNGRRVVPGWDDTYTWQGWYAPMPRAEVVGRAVMANERGLATPLGVEFAAPHRAHRIAELLDAGRGWTADDMATVHTDTYLGSAGPLLAVLAEASGLSPKAAALRDRLLRWDRLMTTDSVDAAAFATVRAAVVRRIAAHPALAALAEPPAYPEVFAPWLAVTPRVGYALEHLLGGSPLPGVDPAAVVRAAVEEVADAAAGPARWGDLHRLAAWRALPDPDAGPGPRLDGDHDCVLSTSSVPGVTHRCFRGPAARFVWDLARRTDSRWVVPLGACGVPGDRHHDDQGPAWSAGELLPIVTDWDRLVEEPDEH
- a CDS encoding ABC transporter ATP-binding protein; this encodes MHPGTSRLGGTALTLAYDQRTIAEDLTVAVPDNSFTVIIGPNACGKSTLLRALSRMLRPNAGTVLLDGRDIHDQPARTVARTLGLLPQSSIAPDGISVAELVARGRYPHQGLLRQWSREDERVVEESMAATGVDDLADRPVDELSGGQRQRVWIAMALAQQTPLLLLDEPTTFLDIAHQIEILDLCARLHEEQGRTLVAVLHDLNHAARYATHLIAMRDGRVVAAGEPASVVTADLVAEVFGLPCRVIDDPETGTPLVVPAARRRAVEPA